aCAAACTTCTTTGTTGAAAGAACCAAACTGGAGAGAACCAAACTGGAGAGCAATCAGGCAAAACAGGCAATATATATAGTTGGGGAAGGACACACCTCTTTTAGTTGGCTGGTCTcttcaggatccttcatttgcatgtaCATTGATACACGCCTTGTGTCCCGATTGGCCAGTTCAGGCGGAATAGCCAATCAGAACGTTGGGATTTGGGTCCTGGAGGGTAGAACCATGCTTCAGTTACTAACACTATGAACAGTATATGAGCAAGAACACAGAACAGCACATAATAGTCTTGCTAGTTTTCTATCTGCAGGAAGTTCGGGCATGGGCAAGCATTCTAAAACACGATCTCCAATCTAATCACACAGACCACTCTACCTGCATGTGTGAACGAGGCCTCCTCGTGCCTCTGCACTGGGTTTAATGAGCTCCTCTCCATGCAGAGATGCAGCAGCCTTATCTGTCCACAGTGGAGGCAGGCTCACAGGAACTCATGCAGATCTGCAACAGGTAGACTCCAAGGGCAGATTGCTCTTATTCTTTAAAACAAGCCTTGGGCAAGAGGTAAGAATGAAGCACGAATCCAATTTTAACTCAGAAGCAAGCCTGCATCAGCTACCAGCTGTTAGGGAAACAGCAGGTTCAAAGAACAACAGATGTGCAACAGTCACAGAGGAGCTGCATGGAGAGCATTGATAGCCACCCTCTGCCACGTGAAGCAGGCAGATAAAGTAGTCCCTGTTCTCGAAAGAAGGGGCGGAGGGAGAGCAGAGCTCCTTCAGGCGCCCGGTAGGGATTCCTTTGCACGTTACAGGAGGCCTGGCTATAGGTGAGGGGTGTTCATACTGACTTTTAAAGGGTTGAGGGAGGAGCCAAAGGCGGGGCTAGTTGAAacaggagaagcccacaccatggGTTGTAAACAAGCCTTTTTGACTTGCATGTAAAGCAGGGATTTCGGTGGTGTGCAACAACCAGGAGTAAGAGCTGGGAAGAGTGGGCTGGGAGGGGgatcggtggggagggggggtgacaaAGCAGGGAGGACCTAAGGTgaccacatttctttctttcGAAGGCTCCTGAACTTCTAAGTCCTGCAAGACAGGTAGGAATTCATGATTTTTTCATCCCTGCAGGGCAGACACACACCTCCTTATTTTTGTCTGTCTTGCAGCTATTACAGGTTCATGCGCTCTGCggagttgttcagggtggtgagaaccagggaggactgtgaggcactccagagggatccgTCAAGGCTGGGCgaatgggtgtcaacatggcaaaggaGGTTCAGTGTGGGCAAGTGCCAAGTAATAAATACAcagtggggccaaaaatcctaactataaatatacatggatggggtctgaactggcagtaaCTGTAGTTAACTCCCTTGAAAACGCTGACTCAGTGTccgactgcaataaaaagggaAAATgcaatgctggggattattaggaaggcgACTGAATACAAAttaggcagtatcataatgcccctgtataaattgacggtgtggcctcatttggaatactgtgtacaattctggtcaccgcacctcaaaaaagattttATACCAttgagaaaagtgcagaaaagggcaactaaaatgattaagggaatgGGACGCTGtctgtatgaagaaaggttgaagaggttagggctctttagcttggagaaatgacatgagaggtttacaagattatgcatgggatagagaagataaagaagtacttttctccctttctcacaatacaagaagttgtgtgcagtcaatgaaattgatgaacagtaggtttagaacaaatAAAAAGAAATCCTTCAAGAGCAAgtaacacacggaattcactgccacaggaggtggtggcagctatgagcataggcagcttcatgagtggattggataaacatatgggccatcagtgcctattagccacaaagtatacaTGGAACattccgtctggggcagtgatgctctgtgttcttggtgcttggggggcaccagCGGATGGTTTCTGGActtctggccccaccggtggacatcctgatgatgcctgggttttggccactgtgtgaaacagagagttggactggatgggccattggcctgattcagcacggcttctcttacgttcttatacgTTCTCAATAGACAATGGGCATCTTTGGTTGAGAAGGTATTCCGCACTTAACTGGCAAATTGAGAAGCACACTGAACCATTCCCTTGGGAACCTGAGGTGAAAGGTGGTGATATAAATTCAAAAAAGCCGCCCATTGCAGAATGCAAGTGGGATTCAGATGGTGCCAAACCTAAATCCATTTGGCGTGATTGAAGGAGCAGTGGAGATTTGTAAAGCAGGCATCATTTCCTTGGACTACCTTCAGGCTGCGGGAAAAGAGCATGCAGGCGTTCCAGTTTCACTGAGCTCTTCATCCTTCCGAACAGGAAAGTAGCAACACTTCATGAATTACACATGACTGGATATATTTACAACATTGTTTGTTGGTATTTTGCATTGTTTCTTGGTATTTTACCAGAAACGTGAAACAAAAGTCCCTGGCTCTTCATGTCAGAACTTTGGCATTATTAACTTCCGGAAAGGTGCTTATATTCTTAtgcaaattcttttttgtgtggAGAATAATGCATAACACTGCCTGAGATTGTGCTGTAAGGTGTATATGTGCTAAGGTTGTCAAGCCAGGCTTGGTAACTAGTGAGGTTAGGGGTGGGGAGTGGAACATAGCATGAGTGAGGCTGACAGTGCCTCTGTGTCACTTCGCAGTGAAACCTGAAAGTGATATAgggcagctctaggaattgctggaaactctatagtcagggctttttttgggagcaggaagtcctttgcatattaagccacatacccctggtgtagccaattcttcaggagtttacagagctcttagtacagggcctactgtaagctccaggaggattggctacatctggagtgtgtggcctaatatgcaaacgagttcctgctacaaaaaagccctgtctatggtAAACCCATTTTTTCTTTCACTACAGCAGCCCTACGTTTTGAGTGTGTGTTTGATTGTAATGATGGATTGATGGAAGTGTTGATTCTGTGAAGCTAGATTGCCTTCTCTCATTCTCCATGTCTGCTTTTCCCTCCTCTGCCCCAGAGGCCTTGGCAGTGATGGTTCTGAGCAAGAAAATTCCTGACATCCACATTTTCAGCACCAGAGCCGGAGACGTGGCCATTCGCCCTGACCTGAACTGTTACCTCCTCCTGCCCAATATACCAACCTCCCCCTGCGCCGAGCTACGGCCCCTGCACCCTACTGTGCATGGCGGCAAACACTACTTCAGCTCCCGTTGGCATGACTCTGTCTACGTCATCATGGGCAACAAATTCACAGAGGCCCAAGACCTCAGTGTCGGGTCCACCAGCCAGGTCCGTGGCCTCCACCCAAGCTGCTGTGGGGGGCAACATTACTTTGTCGTCTCTGGCGGCTTCGTCATCATTCTGAGCCAGGGCACTTCGACAGCAGTGAAGGACTTGGCCACGGGAGAACCAGTTCCTGGCCTGTATCCGGGACACCAGTGGTCCACGGAGAAAGTGGGAAGCATCCGTAGCTATCTCTACTGGCACCTGTGGGATAACTTCAGTGGAAGTTTCTTCACGTTACACCCCAATATCCTCAGCTTTCTGCCCGGGGGTCTCGGCCTCACCAAGGGGCCTGCATTTGGGGCTTGGAAACTGTTAACAACCCTCCACAACTACTCTGACATCCCCGTCGCCAAGTCACACAGACTGTTCCGGAAGGTGGGCTACACTAAGGAGAAGTTGGCTGACGTTGGAAATGGCTGGTCAGCATCT
The sequence above is a segment of the Heteronotia binoei isolate CCM8104 ecotype False Entrance Well chromosome 15, APGP_CSIRO_Hbin_v1, whole genome shotgun sequence genome. Coding sequences within it:
- the LOC132584005 gene encoding uncharacterized protein LOC132584005, yielding MVLSKKIPDIHIFSTRAGDVAIRPDLNCYLLLPNIPTSPCAELRPLHPTVHGGKHYFSSRWHDSVYVIMGNKFTEAQDLSVGSTSQVRGLHPSCCGGQHYFVVSGGFVIILSQGTSTAVKDLATGEPVPGLYPGHQWSTEKVGSIRSYLYWHLWDNFSGSFFTLHPNILSFLPGGLGLTKGPAFGAWKLLTTLHNYSDIPVAKSHRLFRKVGYTKEKLADVGNGWSASLPNSPEPSCVIVELAKAQFALPTQYGGMGLDTEQEEWEEVHEEEKILEAALQPNEVAYAWQYQLGLGKEAILFCREIKVTSSSDPPYEIPLPPSS